One genomic segment of Actinomycetota bacterium includes these proteins:
- a CDS encoding GGDEF domain-containing protein, whose product MTLKSRIDSLETVVKGYIVGYLLAIAGLIAVAFVGLEGPVTDTPHRFFIAGISVFTLAFAGQVVAFLRGRAPVRRVLDAAIAPELVALVLLVAALKPAADVGFAVALSVPMFYISAVRRRDSWFAAGLCAAAYIAGHGVAELTGARHQVYEWAAIGIQAGALVYLGVALALNATHHAEHESQIQAAKEANEHLTDRLQRRLTELHAVSEITEIIHSTLDFDTIGPVVIEIIQKVIDLPSCSLFVIDRSKSETLFSTSTFQPGSAPVDVSYDVVSGRGNDEHFSCISVFDHKTMMVVFCAETEALQGMSAEDKLVLQAVASELVVAVENSQLYKLTRTLAITDELTGLTNYRYLQQRLDEEVGRARRYHKHVSLVMLDVDDFKQFNDTHGHIAGDEALAELARVLRSCVREVDVVCRYGGEEFSVVLPETDATGAYVVAEKIREGIESFEFADAAGERGVSLTASVGVASYPAHAYDKETLLKQADDALYRAKGSGKNRVRSPHRKLTPPGEVDEAAPAGKGVGA is encoded by the coding sequence GTGACCTTGAAGTCCCGCATCGACTCGCTCGAGACCGTGGTCAAGGGCTACATCGTGGGGTACCTTCTCGCGATCGCCGGCCTGATCGCGGTCGCGTTCGTCGGGCTCGAGGGGCCGGTCACCGACACGCCCCACCGCTTCTTCATCGCCGGCATCTCGGTGTTCACGCTCGCGTTCGCCGGCCAGGTCGTCGCGTTCCTGCGCGGACGCGCGCCGGTGAGACGGGTCCTCGATGCCGCGATCGCGCCCGAGCTGGTCGCGCTCGTCCTGCTCGTCGCGGCGCTCAAGCCCGCGGCCGACGTCGGCTTCGCGGTGGCGCTCAGCGTGCCGATGTTCTACATCAGCGCGGTCCGCAGGCGCGATTCGTGGTTCGCCGCGGGCCTGTGCGCCGCCGCGTACATCGCGGGGCACGGCGTCGCGGAGCTCACCGGCGCCCGGCACCAGGTCTACGAGTGGGCTGCGATCGGCATCCAGGCCGGCGCGCTGGTCTACCTCGGCGTCGCGCTCGCGCTCAACGCGACGCATCATGCCGAGCACGAGTCGCAGATCCAGGCCGCCAAGGAGGCCAACGAGCACCTCACCGACCGGCTGCAGCGCCGTCTGACCGAACTGCACGCCGTCTCGGAGATCACCGAGATCATCCACTCGACGCTCGACTTCGACACGATCGGCCCGGTCGTCATCGAGATCATCCAGAAGGTGATCGACCTGCCGAGCTGCTCGCTGTTCGTCATCGACCGGTCGAAGTCCGAGACGCTCTTCTCGACGAGCACGTTCCAGCCCGGCTCGGCGCCTGTGGACGTCTCGTACGACGTGGTGTCCGGCCGCGGGAACGACGAGCACTTCAGCTGCATCTCGGTCTTCGACCACAAGACGATGATGGTCGTGTTCTGCGCCGAGACCGAAGCGCTGCAGGGCATGTCGGCCGAGGACAAGCTCGTGCTCCAGGCGGTCGCGAGCGAACTCGTCGTCGCCGTCGAGAACTCCCAGCTGTACAAGCTGACCCGCACGCTCGCCATCACCGACGAGCTGACCGGGCTCACGAACTACCGCTACCTGCAGCAGCGGCTCGACGAGGAGGTCGGGCGCGCGCGCCGTTACCACAAACACGTCTCGCTCGTGATGCTCGACGTCGACGACTTCAAGCAGTTCAACGACACGCACGGCCACATCGCCGGCGACGAGGCGCTCGCCGAGCTCGCGCGCGTGCTGCGCTCGTGCGTGCGCGAGGTCGATGTCGTATGCCGGTACGGCGGCGAGGAGTTCTCGGTGGTCCTGCCCGAGACCGACGCGACCGGCGCCTACGTGGTCGCCGAGAAGATCCGCGAGGGGATCGAGTCGTTCGAGTTCGCAGACGCCGCCGGTGAGCGCGGCGTGAGCCTCACCGCGAGCGTCGGGGTGGCGAGCTACCCCGCCCACGCGTACGACAAGGAGACGCTCTTGAAGCAGGCGGACGACGCGCTGTACCGCGCGAAGGGCTCGGGCAAGAACCGGGTCCGCTCACCGCACCGCAAGCTGACGCCCCCGGGCGAGGTCGACGAGGCCGCTCCCGCGGGCAAGGGGGTGGGAGCGTGA
- the pheA gene encoding prephenate dehydratase: protein MTRYAFLGPAGTFSEEALLTLRIEDLEKVDCPTIEEVFEAVQRGQAEFGIVPIENSVEGSVPATLDGLVFDTNLEIQAEVVIDVHHNLVAAPGVKAADVERIVAHPQAAGQCRRWLQRHMVGRPVDAANSNADAVRTAVDDPRVAAIGPALAAKIYDAHVLERNIEDYAGAQTRFVVIGRGIRERTGHDKTSLALFMKKDRPGALLMMLSEFAYGDINLTKIQSRPTKRQLGDYMFFVDLAGHVTDENVRLALDCLRLKLREVKVLGSYPKAGKR from the coding sequence GTGACGCGCTACGCGTTCCTCGGCCCGGCGGGGACCTTCTCGGAGGAGGCCCTGCTGACGTTGCGGATCGAGGACCTGGAGAAGGTCGACTGCCCGACCATCGAGGAGGTCTTCGAGGCGGTGCAGCGCGGCCAGGCGGAGTTCGGCATCGTGCCCATAGAGAACTCGGTCGAGGGCTCCGTGCCCGCCACGCTCGACGGCCTCGTGTTCGACACGAACCTCGAGATCCAGGCCGAGGTCGTCATCGACGTCCATCACAACCTCGTCGCGGCTCCCGGCGTCAAGGCCGCCGACGTGGAGCGGATCGTCGCACACCCGCAGGCCGCGGGGCAGTGCCGGCGCTGGCTGCAGCGCCACATGGTCGGCAGGCCCGTGGACGCCGCGAACTCGAACGCCGATGCGGTGCGGACGGCCGTCGACGACCCGCGGGTCGCCGCGATCGGGCCCGCGCTGGCCGCGAAGATCTACGACGCCCACGTGCTCGAGCGCAACATCGAGGACTACGCGGGCGCCCAGACGCGGTTCGTGGTCATCGGCCGCGGCATCCGCGAGCGCACCGGTCACGACAAGACCTCGCTCGCGCTGTTCATGAAGAAGGACAGGCCCGGTGCGCTGCTGATGATGCTGTCCGAGTTCGCGTACGGCGACATCAACCTGACCAAGATCCAGTCGAGGCCCACGAAGCGCCAGCTCGGCGACTACATGTTCTTCGTGGACCTCGCCGGCCACGTCACCGACGAGAACGTGCGGCTCGCGCTGGACTGCCTGCGCCTGAAGCTGCGCGAGGTCAAGGTGCTCGGCAGCTACCCGAAGGCGGGGAAGCGGTAG